A part of Paenibacillus donghaensis genomic DNA contains:
- a CDS encoding aminopeptidase: MNDFELMLEKYADLVVKVGVNVQPGQVLMVHAPLETAELTRLIVGKAYEAGAKYVMVDWDDEAVTRIRYEKAPEDSFGFYPQWHADMLEQFAAVNGAVLHIKVPDPELFQGIDGNKVSTAVKAAAVARKKYQHYTRNNQISWSLVKAPTRAWANKVFADLPEEERVDAMWEAVFQMNRVGSDDPVAAWREHIGQLKLSQDRMNAKRYKSLHYRAPGTDLRVEMPEGHLWRGGGGENASGVYFVANMPTEEIYTMPHRLGVNGTVRSTLPLNLNGRLVDGITITFKDGKVTDYDAVSGREHLTSLLETDEGASYLGEMALVPHDSPISRLGRVFYNTGIDENASCHFALGSAYPVNIEGGTQMSSEELLAKGANVSLTHVDFMIGSGELDIDGELADGTIEPVFRQGNWVL; the protein is encoded by the coding sequence ACAGCCAGGACAGGTGCTGATGGTACATGCCCCCTTGGAGACTGCGGAGCTGACCCGCCTGATTGTGGGCAAAGCCTATGAAGCTGGAGCCAAATACGTAATGGTTGACTGGGATGATGAAGCCGTGACCCGAATCCGTTATGAGAAAGCGCCGGAAGATTCGTTTGGATTCTATCCGCAGTGGCATGCCGATATGCTGGAGCAATTCGCAGCGGTCAATGGGGCCGTTCTACATATTAAGGTACCGGATCCTGAGCTGTTTCAGGGCATTGACGGTAACAAGGTGTCCACTGCAGTGAAAGCCGCTGCCGTTGCCCGCAAGAAATACCAGCATTACACCCGTAATAACCAAATCAGCTGGTCGCTCGTCAAGGCGCCAACTCGTGCCTGGGCCAATAAAGTATTCGCCGACCTTCCAGAGGAGGAGCGTGTGGATGCGATGTGGGAGGCGGTATTCCAGATGAACCGCGTCGGTAGCGATGATCCGGTTGCAGCCTGGCGCGAGCATATCGGCCAGCTGAAGCTGAGCCAGGACCGTATGAATGCCAAGCGCTACAAGAGTCTGCATTACCGCGCGCCCGGTACGGATCTGCGTGTGGAGATGCCGGAAGGCCATCTGTGGCGCGGCGGCGGTGGCGAGAATGCCAGCGGGGTGTATTTTGTAGCCAATATGCCTACTGAGGAAATCTACACTATGCCGCACCGCTTGGGCGTCAACGGTACCGTGCGCAGCACGCTGCCGCTGAACTTGAACGGCAGGCTGGTGGACGGCATTACAATTACGTTCAAGGACGGCAAGGTAACCGATTATGATGCCGTCTCCGGGCGTGAGCATCTGACCTCCCTGCTGGAAACGGATGAGGGGGCTTCTTATCTGGGCGAAATGGCGCTCGTGCCGCATGATTCACCAATCTCCCGTCTAGGCCGTGTGTTCTATAACACAGGAATCGACGAGAATGCGTCTTGCCACTTCGCTCTGGGCAGCGCCTATCCGGTGAATATTGAAGGCGGTACACAGATGAGCAGCGAAGAGCTGCTGGCGAAAGGCGCGAATGTCAGCCTGACGCATGTCGATTTCATGATCGGCTCCGGTGAGCTGGATATTGATGGTGAGCTGGCGGACGGAACGATCGAGCCGGTCTTCCGGCAGGGCAACTGGGTGCTGTAA